A genomic segment from Alteribacillus bidgolensis encodes:
- a CDS encoding phosphocarrier protein HPr, translated as MQQKTFTITNDTGIHARPATQLVNKAGQFSSELTLEYNGKSVNLKSIMGVMSLGVGKGAEVTITAEGGDEEEAIQAVDEVVKEGLGE; from the coding sequence ATGCAGCAAAAAACTTTTACAATCACAAATGATACAGGAATTCACGCTCGTCCAGCTACTCAATTGGTAAATAAAGCAGGTCAATTTTCTTCAGAACTCACACTGGAATACAATGGGAAATCCGTTAATTTGAAATCCATTATGGGTGTTATGTCCCTTGGTGTAGGTAAAGGTGCAGAAGTTACTATTACAGCGGAAGGCGGCGACGAAGAAGAAGCGATACAAGCTGTAGATGAAGTAGTAAAAGAAGGGCTTGGAGAGTAA
- a CDS encoding helix-turn-helix domain-containing protein — MDRGHRTLLTKREREVFELLVQDKTTKEIAAQLFISEKTVRNHISNTMQKLGVKGRSQAVIELIRMGELTI, encoded by the coding sequence ATGGACAGAGGCCACCGTACCTTGCTTACTAAACGGGAACGGGAAGTCTTTGAATTGCTTGTCCAAGATAAAACCACGAAAGAAATTGCTGCCCAGTTATTTATTAGTGAAAAAACAGTTCGTAACCATATATCAAATACTATGCAAAAGCTGGGAGTAAAGGGGCGTTCTCAAGCTGTGATTGAATTGATCAGGATGGGAGAACTTACTATTTAA
- the sdhB gene encoding succinate dehydrogenase iron-sulfur subunit, with product MSEDKKIRFIITRQESPDSEPYVQEFELSHRPNMNVISALMEIRRNPVDANGKETAPVIWDMNCLEEVCGACSMVINGKPRQSCTALVDQLEHPIRLEPMKTFPVIRDLMVDRSRMFDSLKKVKAWIPIDGTYDLGPGPRMAENKRQWAYELSKCMTCGVCLEACPNVNDNSDFIGPAPLSQVRLFNSHPTGEMNKAERLESLMGDGGLANCGNSQNCVQSCPKGIPLTTSIAALNRDTALQSFKNFFGSDKM from the coding sequence ATGAGCGAAGATAAAAAAATCCGTTTTATAATTACACGTCAGGAAAGTCCAGACAGTGAACCTTACGTTCAGGAATTTGAACTTTCTCATCGTCCGAATATGAATGTCATTTCTGCCTTAATGGAAATCCGCCGTAATCCGGTCGATGCTAATGGAAAAGAAACAGCTCCAGTTATTTGGGATATGAACTGCCTTGAAGAAGTTTGCGGAGCATGTTCTATGGTGATTAACGGAAAGCCGCGCCAATCTTGTACGGCGCTGGTAGACCAGCTAGAACACCCTATCCGTCTCGAACCAATGAAGACATTCCCAGTAATCAGAGACCTAATGGTTGATCGGAGCAGAATGTTTGATTCGTTGAAAAAAGTAAAAGCATGGATTCCGATTGATGGTACGTATGATCTCGGGCCTGGACCTCGAATGGCAGAAAATAAACGTCAATGGGCTTATGAACTATCTAAGTGCATGACCTGTGGTGTTTGTTTAGAAGCCTGCCCTAATGTTAACGACAATTCCGACTTTATCGGTCCAGCACCATTGTCGCAAGTGCGTCTCTTTAACTCTCACCCAACAGGCGAAATGAATAAAGCAGAACGTCTGGAAAGTTTAATGGGCGATGGCGGGCTCGCTAACTGCGGTAATTCGCAGAACTGTGTGCAATCCTGTCCGAAAGGTATTCCCCTTACAACTTCGATTGCAGCTTTAAACCGTGACACTGCTTTGCAATCATTCAAGAATTTCTTTGGAAGCGACAAAATGTAA
- the sdhA gene encoding succinate dehydrogenase flavoprotein subunit codes for MSNGKIIVVGGGLAGLMATIKAAEAGKQVDLFSVVPVKRSHSVCAQGGINGAVNTKGEGDSPWEHFDDTVYGGDFLANQPPVKAMTEAAPGIIHLMDRMGVMFNRTAEGLLDFRRFGGTQHHRTAFAGATTGQQLLYALDEQVRRYEVAGLVSKYEGWEFTSAVLDEEGRCRGISAQNLRSMEIDTFRADAVIMATGGPGIIFGKSTNSVINTGFAASKLYEQGVYYANGEFIQIHPTAIPGDDKLRLMSESARGEGGRVWTYKDGKPWYFLEEKYPAYGNLVPRDIATREIFDVCVEQKLGINGENMVYLDLSHKDPKELDVKLGGIMEIYEKFMGDDPRKVPMKIFPAVHYSMGGMWIDYDQMTNIPGLFAAGECDYSQHGGNRLGANSLVSAIYGGMVAGPKAVEYMSGLEKSAEDLSSSLYDNEKKKEQETFDNIMKMEGTENAYVLHRELGEWMTDNVTVVRDNEKLLKTDEKIQELMERWENINMTDTSKWSNQAASFTRQLKGMLNLARVITLGAYHRNESRGAHYKPEFPERNDEEFLKTTKAKYNPAKNGPDFEYEDVDVSLIKPRKRDYSKGKEGSKQGAGNK; via the coding sequence ATGAGCAATGGTAAAATTATCGTAGTCGGCGGAGGCCTGGCAGGGCTTATGGCGACGATAAAAGCAGCAGAGGCAGGCAAGCAGGTAGACCTTTTCTCTGTCGTCCCGGTAAAACGGTCCCACTCTGTTTGTGCCCAGGGCGGCATTAACGGAGCGGTAAATACAAAAGGGGAAGGCGATTCTCCTTGGGAACACTTTGATGATACGGTGTACGGCGGTGATTTCCTGGCTAATCAGCCGCCAGTTAAAGCTATGACAGAAGCTGCTCCAGGTATTATTCACTTAATGGACCGTATGGGCGTTATGTTTAACCGTACAGCAGAGGGTCTCTTGGATTTCCGTCGTTTTGGCGGAACGCAGCATCACCGGACAGCTTTTGCAGGTGCAACAACAGGTCAGCAGCTTCTTTATGCACTAGATGAACAAGTACGCCGGTATGAAGTAGCTGGACTTGTAAGTAAATATGAAGGCTGGGAATTCACATCAGCTGTTTTAGATGAAGAAGGACGCTGCCGCGGGATTTCTGCTCAAAATCTTCGTTCGATGGAGATTGATACGTTCCGTGCAGACGCTGTTATTATGGCGACAGGCGGACCTGGAATCATTTTTGGAAAATCAACAAACTCTGTTATAAACACAGGTTTTGCTGCATCAAAGCTCTATGAGCAGGGTGTATATTATGCCAACGGTGAATTTATTCAAATTCATCCAACAGCGATTCCAGGAGACGATAAGCTCCGTCTTATGAGTGAATCAGCACGTGGAGAAGGCGGACGCGTATGGACATATAAAGACGGTAAACCTTGGTACTTCCTTGAGGAAAAATATCCGGCTTACGGTAATTTGGTACCTCGTGATATTGCAACACGTGAAATCTTTGACGTATGTGTAGAGCAAAAACTTGGTATCAACGGTGAAAACATGGTGTACTTGGATTTATCTCATAAAGATCCAAAAGAGCTTGACGTTAAGCTTGGCGGAATTATGGAGATTTATGAGAAATTTATGGGCGATGATCCTCGTAAAGTACCAATGAAAATTTTCCCTGCTGTTCACTATTCCATGGGCGGTATGTGGATAGACTATGATCAAATGACAAATATTCCTGGTCTGTTTGCGGCTGGAGAATGTGATTACTCCCAGCACGGTGGTAACAGACTCGGGGCTAACTCGCTCGTTTCTGCGATTTACGGCGGTATGGTTGCTGGTCCGAAAGCTGTGGAATATATGAGCGGTTTAGAAAAGTCAGCTGAAGATCTTTCTTCTTCCCTTTATGATAATGAGAAGAAGAAAGAACAAGAAACGTTCGATAATATTATGAAAATGGAAGGCACGGAGAATGCATATGTCCTTCATAGAGAACTCGGCGAATGGATGACCGATAACGTAACAGTAGTTCGTGATAACGAAAAACTTTTGAAAACAGATGAAAAGATTCAAGAACTTATGGAACGCTGGGAAAATATTAATATGACCGATACATCAAAATGGAGCAACCAGGCTGCTTCTTTCACCCGTCAGCTCAAAGGCATGCTTAATCTCGCTCGAGTGATCACACTTGGTGCTTACCATCGTAATGAGAGCCGCGGTGCTCACTATAAACCGGAATTTCCGGAGCGTAATGACGAAGAATTTTTGAAAACAACCAAAGCAAAATATAATCCTGCAAAAAATGGACCGGACTTCGAATATGAGGATGTTGACGTATCATTGATTAAACCGCGTAAACGAGATTACTCAAAAGGTAAAGAAGGGTCCAAGCAAGGAGCTGGTAACAAATGA
- a CDS encoding succinate dehydrogenase cytochrome b558 subunit yields the protein MAENREFMNRRLHSLLGVIPIGIYLVQHLTVNFFATRGAEAFNEAAHFMETLPFRLFLEIVVIYLPILFHAIYGLYIVFQGKSNTKRYGYFRNWMFLVQRITGVYLVIFIAWHVWETRVQAAMGATVNYDMMADILSSNFMLIFYIIGVLSATFHFSNGLWSFLVSWGITVSPRSQQIATYATVAIFIALSLVGMGALLAFINPDLANI from the coding sequence ATGGCTGAAAACCGTGAATTTATGAATCGCAGGCTCCATTCCCTGCTGGGTGTTATTCCTATTGGGATTTATCTAGTCCAGCACTTAACGGTAAACTTTTTTGCAACTCGCGGAGCAGAAGCATTTAATGAAGCTGCTCACTTTATGGAAACTTTGCCGTTCCGGCTTTTTCTAGAAATAGTTGTAATCTATCTTCCTATTTTGTTTCATGCTATTTATGGACTGTATATTGTTTTTCAAGGGAAAAGCAATACAAAGAGGTATGGATACTTTCGTAACTGGATGTTTTTGGTTCAAAGAATTACAGGAGTTTACTTAGTTATTTTTATAGCGTGGCACGTTTGGGAAACACGTGTCCAGGCCGCTATGGGGGCAACGGTAAATTATGATATGATGGCAGATATACTAAGCAGTAATTTCATGTTGATTTTTTATATTATTGGGGTGTTATCTGCAACTTTCCACTTTTCTAACGGTCTTTGGTCTTTTCTTGTGTCGTGGGGTATTACAGTTAGTCCACGTTCACAGCAAATTGCCACTTATGCAACGGTAGCTATTTTTATAGCACTGTCTTTAGTAGGGATGGGAGCATTGCTTGCTTTCATCAATCCTGATTTAGCCAATATTTAA
- a CDS encoding TrkH family potassium uptake protein gives MKKGLEHFMTPFRMIIVSYILSMFLISFLLWLPFSQQSGVNLNYMEALFTSVSAVSVTGLTVINVSETLSYTGVFFLALAMQLGGIGIMSLGTFVWMLFGRKINLSKRLLIMVDQNQYQFSGMVKLMRGIILLALAIETIGALILGTYYLQYFDTPAQAYYQGAFGALSAFTNAGFDVTGQSLIPFANDYYVQFIVLLLIFAGAIGFPVLMEVREYFMTKGNHFKFSLFTKVTVTTYFLVFIFGALGIWILEKDMFYEEMAWHQQFFYTIFNSATARSAGLSTMDIADYTMPTMLFISSLMIIGASPSSVGGGIRTTTLAVMFLAIRSFALGKSDVKVFGREIHPEDKQKAFMVLSFFLFGLFAAVTLISAFEQGNKNVELIDIIFEASSAFGTCGLSTGVTPDLSHSSHILLMVLMFIGRVGILVFLFSVKKKETKSHYKYPTERMIIG, from the coding sequence ATGAAAAAGGGCTTAGAACATTTTATGACACCTTTTAGGATGATCATTGTTTCTTACATACTATCTATGTTTTTGATCAGCTTCCTTCTTTGGCTTCCGTTCTCTCAGCAAAGCGGAGTAAACTTGAATTATATGGAAGCGTTATTTACATCTGTATCAGCAGTGAGCGTTACCGGTTTAACGGTAATCAATGTATCTGAAACATTAAGCTATACAGGTGTGTTTTTCCTGGCCCTTGCCATGCAGCTGGGCGGAATTGGGATTATGTCTCTTGGTACTTTTGTGTGGATGTTGTTTGGGAGAAAGATTAATTTATCTAAGCGTCTTTTAATTATGGTAGACCAAAATCAATATCAGTTTTCTGGTATGGTTAAACTAATGCGAGGGATTATATTGCTTGCATTGGCTATAGAAACAATAGGTGCTCTTATATTGGGGACTTACTATCTCCAGTATTTTGATACGCCGGCACAAGCTTATTATCAAGGTGCTTTTGGCGCATTAAGCGCCTTTACTAATGCTGGGTTTGATGTTACAGGACAGTCATTAATTCCATTTGCCAACGATTATTACGTTCAATTTATCGTTCTGCTCCTTATTTTCGCTGGTGCCATTGGTTTCCCGGTTTTGATGGAAGTAAGAGAGTATTTTATGACAAAAGGAAATCATTTTAAATTCAGCTTATTTACAAAAGTAACCGTTACGACTTATTTTTTAGTATTTATTTTTGGTGCACTTGGGATATGGATATTAGAAAAAGACATGTTTTATGAAGAAATGGCTTGGCATCAGCAGTTTTTTTATACTATTTTTAACTCGGCAACTGCAAGAAGTGCTGGTTTATCAACGATGGACATTGCAGATTATACAATGCCGACAATGTTGTTTATTTCCTCTTTAATGATTATCGGGGCGAGCCCTTCAAGTGTAGGCGGAGGAATTCGAACCACGACGCTAGCTGTGATGTTTCTTGCCATTCGGAGTTTTGCTTTAGGGAAAAGTGATGTGAAAGTCTTTGGACGCGAAATTCATCCAGAGGATAAGCAAAAAGCGTTTATGGTCCTATCATTTTTTCTGTTTGGATTATTTGCAGCCGTTACACTGATTAGTGCATTTGAACAAGGAAATAAAAATGTAGAATTAATTGACATTATATTTGAAGCGAGCTCTGCTTTTGGTACGTGCGGTTTATCGACTGGTGTGACTCCTGATCTATCACACAGCAGTCACATATTATTAATGGTATTAATGTTTATCGGTCGTGTTGGGATTTTAGTTTTCTTGTTTTCTGTTAAGAAAAAAGAAACAAAATCTCATTATAAATATCCGACGGAGCGCATGATTATAGGATAA
- a CDS encoding DUF2507 domain-containing protein — protein MEENANNYASFSYTLLRNTLIPELLGKEEADIMYWGGKTIARKYRAEDLQDIVSFFNQAGWGELKIAKEKRREYHFDFILPPTTEHQSIDRHLEAGFLAEQIENLKGKTAETYIIEKRNHITFEVHWDR, from the coding sequence ATGGAAGAAAACGCAAATAACTATGCTAGTTTCAGCTATACCCTGCTTCGAAATACGCTGATTCCTGAACTGTTAGGAAAAGAAGAAGCGGACATAATGTATTGGGGCGGTAAAACAATAGCAAGAAAATACCGTGCCGAAGATTTACAGGATATTGTGTCTTTTTTTAATCAAGCTGGATGGGGAGAGCTTAAAATAGCAAAAGAAAAAAGAAGAGAATATCATTTTGATTTCATACTTCCTCCAACAACTGAACATCAATCCATAGACCGGCACCTTGAGGCGGGATTTCTTGCAGAACAAATCGAAAATTTAAAAGGAAAGACAGCAGAAACATACATAATAGAAAAACGAAACCATATTACGTTTGAAGTGCATTGGGACCGCTGA
- the uvrC gene encoding excinuclease ABC subunit UvrC, which yields MKDKHGTIIYVGKAKVLKNRVRSYFTGSHDGKTQQLVSQIRDFEYIITSSNVEALILEMNLIKKHEPKYNVILKDDKSYPYLKITNETHPRLITTRKVKKDGGKYFGPYPNAGAANETKKLLDRLYPLRKCRTLPDRVCLYYHIGQCLAPCEFEVTQETNQKLVGEMVRFLNNGHQEVKKELQEKMEKAAEELNFERAKEMRDQMQDIDAVMEKQKMTINDQVNRDVFAYAYDKGWMCVQVFFVRQGKLIERDVSIFPFYQAPGEDFLTFLGQFYLKEEHLKPKEVLLPEQLDIEMAEQLLEIKVVQPKKGKKRELLQLAEKNAVQALKERFELIERDEERTIKAVEDLGRTLQIDVPHRIEAFDNSNIQGTDPVAAMVSFMDGKPFKKDYRKYKVKSVDGPDDYASMKEVVRRRYVRLLKEDAPLPDLILVDGGKGQLSAAKSVLEDELGVTVPVAGMAKDEKHKTSELIMGEPAQVVPLKRNSHAFYLLQRIQDEVHRFAITFHRQTRKKNMFTSVLDEVPGIGEKRKRLLLKHFGSMKKIKEASLEDFRKVSLPDQVSRELLRRLHETE from the coding sequence ATGAAAGATAAACACGGAACGATTATTTATGTCGGCAAAGCAAAAGTGTTAAAAAACAGGGTTCGTTCTTACTTCACCGGCTCCCACGATGGGAAAACCCAGCAGCTTGTCAGTCAAATTCGTGATTTTGAATATATTATTACTTCTTCGAACGTAGAGGCTCTAATATTAGAGATGAACCTTATTAAAAAGCACGAGCCAAAGTATAACGTCATTTTAAAAGATGATAAATCGTACCCTTATTTAAAAATAACGAATGAAACCCACCCTCGTCTCATAACGACGAGAAAAGTGAAAAAAGATGGAGGAAAATATTTTGGTCCTTACCCGAATGCTGGGGCGGCAAACGAAACAAAAAAACTTCTCGACCGCCTGTACCCGCTTAGAAAGTGCCGAACGCTTCCAGATCGTGTCTGTCTTTATTATCATATTGGACAATGTCTTGCTCCATGCGAATTTGAAGTGACACAAGAAACCAATCAAAAACTCGTAGGTGAAATGGTTCGCTTTCTAAACAATGGTCATCAAGAGGTGAAAAAAGAGCTGCAGGAAAAAATGGAGAAAGCTGCAGAAGAATTAAACTTTGAACGAGCCAAAGAAATGCGAGATCAAATGCAGGACATTGATGCAGTCATGGAAAAACAAAAAATGACTATTAATGATCAGGTAAACAGGGATGTTTTCGCGTACGCTTACGACAAGGGCTGGATGTGTGTACAAGTATTTTTTGTCCGGCAAGGCAAATTAATAGAAAGAGATGTATCTATTTTTCCTTTTTATCAAGCTCCAGGAGAAGATTTTCTTACATTTTTAGGTCAATTTTATTTAAAAGAAGAGCATTTAAAACCAAAAGAAGTACTGCTGCCTGAACAATTGGATATAGAAATGGCAGAGCAATTACTTGAAATTAAAGTAGTTCAGCCGAAAAAAGGCAAAAAGCGGGAACTGTTGCAGCTTGCCGAAAAAAATGCGGTACAAGCTCTAAAAGAACGGTTTGAGTTGATAGAAAGAGATGAAGAACGGACAATCAAAGCGGTAGAGGACCTTGGCAGAACGCTTCAAATAGATGTCCCTCATCGTATTGAAGCCTTTGATAATTCAAATATTCAAGGTACCGATCCGGTGGCAGCTATGGTCAGCTTTATGGATGGAAAGCCGTTTAAAAAAGATTACCGTAAATACAAAGTGAAAAGCGTAGATGGTCCAGATGATTATGCTTCCATGAAGGAAGTAGTACGCAGACGTTATGTACGGCTTCTCAAGGAAGATGCTCCGTTACCTGATTTAATTTTGGTTGATGGCGGTAAAGGGCAGTTAAGTGCGGCAAAAAGCGTGTTAGAAGACGAGTTAGGAGTAACAGTACCAGTTGCTGGTATGGCCAAAGATGAAAAACACAAAACCTCGGAACTGATCATGGGAGAGCCAGCACAAGTAGTGCCTTTAAAACGTAACAGCCATGCCTTTTACTTGCTGCAGCGCATTCAAGATGAGGTCCATCGTTTTGCCATTACATTTCACCGGCAGACTAGAAAGAAGAATATGTTTACCTCTGTACTTGATGAAGTACCAGGAATAGGCGAAAAACGAAAACGACTTTTGCTTAAACATTTCGGGTCAATGAAAAAAATAAAAGAAGCATCGTTAGAAGATTTTCGAAAGGTTTCCTTGCCTGACCAAGTATCAAGAGAGCTATTACGAAGGCTGCATGAAACCGAATAA
- a CDS encoding DUF488 domain-containing protein, with the protein MTIKIKRIYENKADDDGKRVFVDRIWPRGVSKSQAALDEWIKDVAPSTELRKWFNHKEEKFKLFAEKYKKELQSNKKRKEAYDELVHQASSKKVTLLYAAKNEKYNHAVLLKDWIKEDISNIGMKT; encoded by the coding sequence GTGACGATAAAAATCAAACGAATTTATGAAAATAAAGCGGATGATGACGGTAAAAGAGTGTTTGTAGACAGAATTTGGCCGCGCGGGGTTTCCAAATCACAAGCTGCACTAGATGAATGGATAAAAGACGTGGCTCCAAGTACAGAGTTGCGGAAATGGTTTAACCATAAGGAAGAAAAATTTAAACTGTTTGCAGAAAAATATAAAAAGGAATTACAATCAAATAAAAAAAGGAAAGAAGCTTATGATGAACTTGTCCATCAAGCTAGTTCTAAAAAAGTCACGCTTTTGTATGCAGCGAAAAATGAAAAATACAACCATGCCGTTTTGCTTAAAGACTGGATAAAGGAAGATATAAGCAATATAGGAATGAAAACGTGA
- the trxA gene encoding thioredoxin yields the protein MAIVNVSDQNFADETSQGVVLADFWAPWCGPCKMIAPVLEEIDSEMGEQIKIAKLDVDENQETAGKYGVMSIPTLLVFKDGDVVEQVVGFQPKEQLVELLNKHL from the coding sequence ATGGCCATAGTAAATGTATCGGACCAAAATTTTGCTGATGAAACATCCCAAGGTGTCGTACTTGCTGACTTTTGGGCGCCATGGTGCGGACCTTGTAAAATGATTGCTCCTGTACTGGAGGAAATTGACTCCGAAATGGGAGAACAAATTAAGATTGCAAAGCTTGATGTAGATGAAAACCAAGAAACAGCTGGAAAATATGGGGTAATGAGTATCCCTACCCTGCTTGTTTTTAAAGACGGCGACGTAGTAGAGCAAGTGGTAGGATTCCAGCCAAAAGAACAATTGGTTGAGCTTTTAAATAAGCATCTTTAA
- a CDS encoding S8 family peptidase: MFGYKMTQMVRSYSNQLDKPLKEEILHFYEPFKRIPCFLHKAAEFYINKSKQMSVVIEFNHDHYQKGYGEVCRLINGKRKCGVRQQFPIVSCCSANVTPAVIEQILHSCGHIKKVYLNRKVTALLDTAVSAANARNIERNGEDLELTGNGTTVAVVDTGIYPHSDLEGRIAGFADFIGNETDPYDDNGHGTHCAGCVAGDGSASSGQYRGPAPQADVVGVKVLDKNGSGTLETIMQGVQWCIDYNANQENAIDIISMSLGSSAQRYESEKEDPMVKMVDKAWENGIVVVAAAGNEGPEPQTIASPGISETILTVGALDDQETELRDDDEVADFSSRGPTIYGKTKPDILAPGVHITSLRAPNSLIDKTQKVNREGENYFTLSGTSMAAPICAGVVALLLEYEPQLTPDRVKELLKEGADYWNDRNPNIYGAGYLNAKNSISLF; encoded by the coding sequence ATGTTTGGTTATAAAATGACACAAATGGTACGCTCCTACAGTAACCAATTAGATAAACCGTTAAAAGAAGAAATTTTGCATTTTTACGAACCATTTAAACGAATTCCATGTTTCCTGCACAAAGCTGCCGAATTCTATATAAATAAATCAAAACAAATGTCTGTCGTTATCGAATTTAACCATGATCATTATCAAAAAGGATACGGTGAAGTTTGCCGCCTAATCAATGGAAAAAGAAAATGCGGTGTAAGACAACAATTTCCTATCGTGTCTTGCTGCAGTGCTAATGTAACACCTGCAGTCATCGAGCAAATACTCCATTCGTGCGGTCATATTAAAAAAGTTTATTTAAATCGTAAAGTGACTGCCCTATTAGATACGGCTGTGTCAGCTGCTAATGCTAGAAATATAGAAAGAAACGGAGAAGATTTAGAACTGACAGGGAATGGAACAACCGTGGCAGTAGTGGATACTGGAATTTATCCGCATTCTGATCTAGAAGGACGTATTGCAGGCTTTGCTGATTTTATTGGAAACGAAACCGACCCGTATGATGATAATGGGCACGGAACACACTGTGCAGGATGTGTTGCAGGCGATGGCTCTGCTTCTTCTGGACAATATAGGGGACCTGCGCCGCAAGCGGACGTCGTTGGAGTAAAAGTACTTGATAAGAATGGATCGGGAACCTTGGAAACTATAATGCAAGGCGTTCAATGGTGCATTGATTATAATGCAAATCAAGAAAATGCGATTGATATTATTAGTATGTCTTTAGGAAGCAGCGCCCAGCGGTATGAAAGTGAAAAAGAGGATCCGATGGTAAAAATGGTAGATAAAGCTTGGGAAAATGGCATTGTCGTTGTGGCTGCTGCAGGAAATGAAGGACCTGAACCGCAGACAATTGCAAGTCCCGGAATCAGTGAGACGATTTTAACCGTTGGAGCTCTGGATGATCAGGAAACAGAATTAAGAGATGACGATGAGGTAGCTGATTTTTCAAGCAGAGGACCTACGATATACGGAAAAACAAAGCCGGATATTTTAGCACCAGGTGTTCATATTACTTCATTGCGAGCACCAAATTCATTGATAGATAAAACACAAAAAGTAAATAGAGAAGGGGAGAATTACTTTACACTCTCCGGAACATCTATGGCAGCGCCTATCTGTGCAGGAGTTGTTGCTTTATTATTGGAATATGAACCCCAACTTACACCGGATCGCGTGAAAGAATTATTAAAAGAAGGAGCCGATTATTGGAATGACAGAAACCCCAATATATATGGGGCTGGGTATTTAAACGCAAAAAACTCTATATCTTTGTTTTAA
- a CDS encoding electron transfer flavoprotein subunit alpha/FixB family protein encodes MAKKVLVLGEVKDGDLRNVSYEVIAAGKQIADGGEVVGALFGENLKSHAEKMIHYGADRVVTAEKPELAQYTTDAYTQALLQVCDLESPESIIIGHTSSGKDLAPRAAAKLDAGLVSDAVDVVMENGKAVFTRPIYSGKAFEKKAIEEGIVFATVRPNNITPLDVDSSRSGDISSINVDIKDLRTTIKDVVKKTSGGVDLSEAKIIVAGGRGVKSAEGFKPLEELAEVLGAAVGASRGACDAEYCDYSLQIGQTGKVVTPDLYIAAGISGAIQHLAGMSNSKVIVAINKDPEAPIFEVADYGIVGDLFDVIPKLTEEFKKITT; translated from the coding sequence ATGGCAAAAAAAGTATTAGTGTTAGGGGAAGTAAAAGATGGTGATTTGCGAAACGTCTCGTATGAAGTTATTGCTGCTGGAAAGCAGATTGCTGATGGGGGAGAAGTAGTTGGTGCTTTATTTGGGGAGAACTTGAAATCTCACGCTGAAAAAATGATTCATTACGGGGCAGACCGTGTGGTAACAGCAGAAAAACCAGAACTGGCTCAATATACAACCGATGCTTATACCCAAGCACTGCTGCAAGTTTGTGATCTAGAAAGCCCGGAAAGTATTATTATCGGTCATACATCAAGCGGGAAAGACCTTGCTCCTCGTGCAGCTGCTAAGCTCGATGCAGGTCTTGTGTCTGACGCCGTTGATGTAGTAATGGAAAACGGAAAAGCTGTATTTACCCGCCCTATTTATTCCGGAAAAGCTTTTGAAAAAAAAGCCATAGAAGAAGGCATCGTATTCGCAACGGTTCGTCCAAACAATATTACTCCTCTTGATGTGGATTCCTCTAGAAGCGGGGATATTTCTTCGATAAATGTAGATATTAAAGATCTTCGCACTACGATTAAAGATGTTGTGAAGAAAACAAGCGGCGGTGTCGACTTGTCAGAAGCGAAAATAATTGTAGCAGGCGGACGCGGAGTAAAAAGTGCAGAAGGATTTAAGCCGCTGGAAGAGCTAGCAGAAGTATTAGGAGCTGCAGTTGGGGCTTCCCGCGGTGCTTGTGATGCGGAATATTGCGATTATTCTTTACAAATAGGCCAGACAGGGAAAGTGGTTACGCCGGATTTATATATTGCGGCTGGTATCTCCGGGGCTATTCAGCATCTTGCCGGCATGTCCAATTCGAAAGTGATCGTTGCGATCAATAAAGATCCAGAAGCTCCAATATTTGAAGTAGCGGACTATGGCATTGTTGGCGATCTCTTTGATGTAATCCCGAAACTGACCGAAGAATTTAAAAAAATAACCACATAA